One window of Bactrocera oleae isolate idBacOlea1 chromosome Y, idBacOlea1, whole genome shotgun sequence genomic DNA carries:
- the LOC138858275 gene encoding uncharacterized protein gives MRIRTHEENVILKCRRLFQQFAVDMYVKVETERLAFIRFNQAKLRSEDYIHLRDAIHSDGDVQNIGRLTILPSSYIGSPRHMHEYAQDAMTYVRNYGTPDLFITLTYNPKWTEIERELEPGQKPQDRHDIIGRVFQQKLKVMMDVLTKYQVFGDTRCYSYSVEWQQRGLTHAHILIWLLNKLHSNEVDDIISAEIPDPVTDPHLHDSVTTQMVHGPCGALNPISPCMADGKCTKRYPRPLVTEIVTGNDGYPVYRRRSKEDNGRTIKVKVQNQEIEIGNEFIEPYCPLLSRIFKTHANVESCHSAKSIKYLCKYVTKGSDMAVFGIASENANDEISNFEMGRYVIVYLAVHLENGQRVYFTEANAAQRAERPLSTTLTSFFAMCEADPFAVTLMYVEMPKYYTRNQSTKKFKRRKQGTPVPDWQHLFSADALGRMYTVHPRNDECFYLRLLLVNVRGPKSFTHLKTVNGHQCQTYREACQLLGLLENDSHWDLTLADSVVSSNAYQIRTLFAIIITTCFPSQPIQLWNKYKDDICEDILHRLRIQTNNPDIQITDQIYNEGLKLIEDQCLTIANKLLIEVGMIAPNRSMHDAFNQELNRELQYNVDTLQEFVRNNVPLLNEQQKQVYKILMQAVDNNTGGLFFLDAPGGTGKTFVIIDFGHYSIKIENYQNHAWLSQRAILAAKNNDVQALNFTIQSKIATDLVTYKSVDSITNPDDVVNYPTEFLNPLELQGFPPHDLQLKVGTVIMILRNLNPPRLCNGTRLSVKRLMPNLIEATIINGKYAGENIQGQMYHLHGSMVPTPDEPHQFLQIYLISSMVDQLNVRSNIQGTQQLKRRIIEQLQSFLHANNAVVNMFKTALERTNLS, from the exons ATGCGTATTCGCACACATGAGGAGAATGTCATTCTGAAGTGCCGTCGGCTATTCCAGCAATTCGCTGTCGACATGTATGTCAAAGTCGAGACCGAACGTTTAGCGTTCATCCGATTCAATCAGGCAAAGCTACGATCTGAGGACTATATACACTTGCGTGATGCTATTCATTCAGATGGTGATGTTCAGAATATTGGACGTCTGACGATTCTCCCATCATCTTATATCGGAAGCCCTCGCCACATGCACGAATACGCTCAAGACGCTATGACGTACGTGCGAAATTATGGAACTCCGGATTTATTTATTACGCTCACATACAATCCAAAGTGGACGGAAATTGAACGTGAGTTGGAACCGGGCCAAAAACCGCAAGATCGCCATGACATAATCGGCAGAGTATTTCAGCAAAAACTCAAGGTTATGATGGATGTGCTTACTAAGTATCAAGTTTTTGGTGACACACGTTGTTATTCGTACTCGGTGGAATGGCAGCAGCGTGGACTAACGCATGCTCATATCCTAATTTGGTTGCTGAACAAATTACATTCAAATGAAGTAGATGACATCATATCAGCTGAAATTCCTGATCCAGTCACTGATCCCCATCTACACGACAGTGTGACGACACAGATGGTTCATGGACCGTGCGGTGCATTAAATCCAATATCGCCTTGCATGGCTGATGGAAAGTGCACTAAACGATATCCGCGACCGTTAGTTACCGAAATAGTCACAGGGAACGATGGATATCCAGTTTATCGTCGGCGTTCAAAAGAAGATAATGGTCGAACTATCaaagttaaagttcaaaatcaaGAGATTGAGATCGGAAATGAATTCATTGAACCATATTGCCCACTGCTATCACGTATTTTCAAAACACATGCAAACGTTGAGAGTTGTCATTCGGCCAAATCaatcaaatatttgtgcaaGTACGTCACAAAAGGCAGCGATATGGCTGTGTTTGGTATTGCGTCGGAAAATGCGAATGACGAAATCAGCAACTTCGAAATGGGCAGATACGTCA TTGTATATTTagcagtgcatttggaaaatggCCAAAGAGTTTACTTCACTGAGGCTAATGCGGCACAACGAGCTGAGAGACCACTGTCGACAACATTGACTAGCTTCTTTGCAATGTGTGAAGCAGATCCCTTCGCAGTGACGCTGATGTACGTTGAAATGCCCAAGTATTACACTAGGAATCAATCAACAAAGAAATTCAAACGTCGCAAACAAGGAACCCCAGTTCCAGATTGGCAACATCTGTTTTCCGCTGATGCACTAGGTCGCATGTATACTGTTCATCCTAGAAAtgatgaatgtttttatttgcgaCTGCTGTTGGTAAATGTACGTGGACCAAAATCATTTACGCATTTGAAAACTGTGAATGGCCACCAATGCCAAACATATCGAGAAGCATGTCAACTATTGGGTTTGCTGGAGAACGATTCTCATTGGGATTTAACACTTGCGGATTCAGTTGTTTCATCAAATGCGTACCAAATACGAACGCTGTTCGCAATTATCATCACCACATGTTTTCCTTCGCAACCAATTCAGTTATGGAACAAATACAAAGACGACatatgtgaagatatcttgcatcGCTTGCGCATCCAAACGAATAATCCTGACATCCAAATAACCGATCAAATCTACAATGAAGGATTGAAGCTGATTGAGGATCAATGCTTGACTATTGCAAACAAGCTACTGATTGAAGTAGGAATGATTGCGCCAAATCGATCGATGCATGATGCATTCAACCAAGAATTAAATCGAGAGCTGCAATACAATGTTGATACATTGCAGGAATTCGTTCGAAATAATGTGCCGTTGCTGAATGAACAGCAAAAAcaagtatacaaaatattaatgcaaGCGGTGGACAATAATACTGGTGGTCTATTCTTCCTGGACGCACCTGGAGGAACAGGGAAAACATTTGTCATCATTGATTTTGGCCACTATTCGATCAAGAT TGAGAATTATCAGAATCATGCTTGGTTGAGTCAACGAGCAATTCTTGCCGCAAAGAATAATGATGTACAGGCACTAAATTTCaccattcaatcaaaaattgctaCCGATTTGGTGACATACAAATCCGTTGATTCCATAACAAATCCCGATGATGTAGTAAATTATCCAACGGAGTTTTTGAACCCTCTGGAGTTACAAGGATTTCCACCACATGATTTGCAACTCAAAGTTGGTACAGTTATTATGATATTGCGTAATTTGAATCCACCGCGACTTTGCAACGGTACTCGACTGTCGGTAAAAAGACTtatgccgaatttgattgaggcaaccattattaacggcaagtacgcaggtgaaaat